CCCGTTCCGAAAAATGCTCCACCTGTTTTTCGCTTTCCTCACAGGACTTTTTCAAGAAGAATTCCGCCAATGGCCGGATATCTTCTTTCCGGTCGCGCAGCGCCGGCAAATGAATGGCAAACTCGTTTAACCGGTGATACAGATCTTCCCGGAACCGTCCCTTTTGACAGGCCATTTTTAGCTCTTCATTGGATGCTACAATGATCCGTACATCGGCAGCGATCTCGCGGTTGCCTCCCACCCGTTTAAACTTCCGTTCCTGAATGATCCGGAGCAGGATCGCCTGGATATCTGTAGAAAGATTGGCGATTTCATCCAGGAAAAGCGTTCCGCCATTCGCCATTTCAAAATGACCTTCTTTATCCTGCAACGCACCGGTAAATGCGCCCTTTACATGCCCAAACAATTCACTGCCCGCCAGTTCCCTGGAAAGCGTGCCACAGTCGAGGGCTACAAAGGGTTTTCCGGCGCGCTTGCTATTCTGGTGAATGGTACGTGCGATTACTTCCTTACCGGTACCGCTTTCACCATATAAAATAACACTGTAGTCCGTAGGCGCCACTACTTTTACCTGCTGGTACAATACTGTAGTGGGCCGGGATTTGCCGATATAATAATCCTCGGCAAAGGCGCTGCTGCGGTGCATCGAAGGCTGTCCTTCTTCCCTGGATTGCTGAAACGTGGTCATCTTCTTCAGCAGTTCCAGCACTTCTTCAGGAACCAGGGGCTTGGGGATATAATCAAACACACCCAGGCGGGTGACTTCAATCGCCTGGCGGATATCTGAATAACCGGTAATGACCAACACAGCCACCTTACTGTTCAACTCCTTTAATTCCCGCACCAACTGGGCACCATCCATATCCCCCAGCCGGTAATCCGCAATCACCGCATCAAAATGATCCGCTTTATATTTGGCAAGTCCCTTGTTGCCAGAATAAGCGGTGTCCACATCATAGCCATTTTTTAAAAGATAACGTGCCAGCAGCTGGCACAAATCAACATCATCATCAATAATAAGTAGCTTAGTGGGCATATTCTGAGGTTTTTTTTACACATCCAATTTACAGCGCAAATCGTGCCGACTTTTACAATTCAAAAAAATTCAAATTCCATGCACCGGATTTGGCAGAATAATTGCCGGTAATTGAAAAAGTGGAAAGTAATTTTTTTCCATACAATTCCGTACACCCGCCGCAAAAGCCGTCGCTAAAAACGCTGATCATTGATGACGAAGACGATATGTATTATCTTCTCCGTAATATACTGAAACAACGAAATATTGACGCCGTATATGCCGGATCCATCCGCGACGGGTTAAGGGTTCTGAAACAGGACCCGGGCATCTCTTTGATCTTTCTCGACAACCGCCTGCCCGACGGCCTGGGCGTGCAACACATCCGGCAATTCAAAGCCATTTCGGATGTGAATATCGTAATGATGACCGCCTATGACACCAGTTACGATCAGAAAATGGCCATCAATAACGGCGCAGATAATTTTATCGGGAAACCCTTTACCAAACAAACCATTCTTTCCATCGTTGATCAAATTGCATCGTCGCACAATACCGAACCGGGAGATCTTATGCCAGGTCCAGGGAAACCGTAAAAATAGTTCCATTCCCCTTTGCACTCTGCACGCGGATACTCCCTTTATGATTCAATACAATATTCTGCGTATTCGTAAGCCCCAGCCCGTTTCCTTTACTTTTTAAGGTAAAATACGGTTCAAAAAGGTTCTGCAGGGTATTTTCATCCATTCCGCTTCCGTTGTCGCGCACTTCCACAATGCATTTTCCATCGGCGCTCCGGGTAACCAGTTCAAGCACTCCGTCCTCCTCACGCATGGCTTCAATCGCATTTACAATGATATTCAGAAAAGCCAGTTTTATCCGCTCCTTGTCTACCATCACATCACAAAGATCCGGAGAATAATCTTTAATTACCCGTATTTTCTGCAGCAACAAGCGGTCCTTTGCCATATCCAGACTTTCATCCAGTATATCATTGATATTTTCCCGCTGCTTATCCAGCTGCATAAATTTCGTTGCATTGAGCAGGTCGGCTACCATCTGACTGATGCGTGTTGAATTCCGCTTAATGATATTAATCAGCAGTTGTCCTTCCTCATCCTGTTCGATACAGGAAAGATCGCGTAGCTGCTCCGTAGCCAGGGTGATATTGGTAAGCGGGTTGCGGACCTCATGCGCTACCACCCGCGATACCCGGCCAATGGCCGCCAGTTTTTCGATTCCTTTCAGTTCATTCAGCTCTGTATTCTTATCACTCAGTTCCTTTATATTACTTTCCAGCTCTATCCGGTATTGATTGGCAATGGTATTGGCCTTCTTTTTCTGCCGGTACTGGCTGTTGAAGGTAATCACCGCGTATGCCACGGCAATCAGTGCCATACATAACGACAGCAGGGTCATGGCCTCCGTGCTGGTATAAAAATTATTTAGTTTCGACATCCGTTTTTTCATGAGTGCTTCTTCAACCGAGGTCATCTTTCCGATCTGCTCATAGATACTGTCTGCCTGCGCAAGCTTGGCCTGACCAACGGTAGACATACGCAGCGCGGCCGACGAATGCCGATTCAGTAAAACGGAGCTGGAAAGCTCCGAAAGCCGGCGCCTGGTCATTGAATAAAGATGGTCTTCATTCGCCGACTGGACCGGATCCATCTGCGTAAGTTTTTTCATTTCACGATGCAGCTGTTCCAGGGCAGACCGGGCAGCGTAAAAACTGTCCAGGAAAGGAGCTTGTTTATTAATGATATATCCCCTTACATTAGATTCTGCCTCGCTCATAGCTATCTTGATGGCCCCCATCTTATTGATCAGCGTATAGTTGTTCACAATCCAGTTCTTTTCCTGCTGCAACCGGCGGTTGGTTGAAAAAATCAGGATATAGGAAACGAGGAGCAACAGGGAAGATAGGGCGTATCCAAGCCTTATTTTGTTTAAAGATAATATCATACTAAAGCGATTAATATATAAGGACCGGACAACAACGCAATAAAGGAACTATTATAAGTGGCAGGCCCCGGGCCGGAAGGAATACATATGTGCCTGTCATGTTCGTCGTTCTTACATAGTGTCATTTATCTATTCCGAGGGAATGGAATATAGAAACAGGGATCGTAAATATACAAAACTTTTTTCACTTATAGAAGGATGGGGGAAATTTTACGGATATGATCCTGCTTAACCTGCAATGCATCTGTAGCACTGCGGCCATTAACAAGACTATTGCATGAGCTCTTTGATCGCCGACCGATGAATGTGAAGCGCCTGTAATCCCTTAATTACTTCGAGGAATTAATTCCCCATTCTATTGGCTCCTGTTCTATTTCTTGCCGGTTTTAAAAAAGAAACAGAAGCTTCTTTACAGCAGAACCGGGTTATTTGCGGATGGCGGGTTATTTGTTGATATCACCAGTAATAAATAACCTGTCAAATTTTGAGTCATGTATACATTAGGGATCAATGCTGCGTTTCACGACTCAGCAGCATGTATTGTAAAAGATGGAAGGCTGATTGCCGCAGCCGAAGAGGAACGGTTTACGCAGATCAAACACGGCAAACGGCCCATACCCTTCTCTGCATATGAGCTCCCCTATCATGCCATTGATTATTGTCTGCAGGCCGCCGGTATCCATATTAATGAAGTCGACCATATGGCCTATTCCTTTGATCCCCGTTTACTGTTGAACGGATCGGCAACAAAGGATGAAATACAGTTGCCCCTGCGGTCGCCGGTGCAGGATGCCGACAACGAGCCCGTAGCCTGGGAGCCGCTGTTCCTTTCTTATATCCTCAATGCACCGGCACACCTGGTTGACGGATACCCGCATCACTTACAGGAACGTTTTTACCAGGCCCGGGTGCGGCCCGGGCACTGGCATTTTATCGACCATCACCTGGCGCATGCGGCCAGTGCCTTTTTGCCTTCTCCGTTTCATGAGGCGGCCATCCTAACCCTCGATGGAAGAGGTGAACAAGCCACTACCACTTTTAATGTGGGCACCGGCACAGATATACAACGGATCCGTCAGGTAAATATGCCGCATTCGCTGGGATTGCTTTATGAGCGGGTAACCCGCCACCTCGGGTTTTTACATTCCTCGGATGAATACCGGGTAATGGCCCTGGCCTCTTTTGGAAAGCCCGTGTTTGTAAACGACTTCCGGGAAATGATCACGTTGAACAACGACGGCACTTATACCATCAGCCAGGAAGATTTTACCCGGCGCTTCGGGGCAGCCCGGCAAAGAGGCGCCCCGTTTACAAGCCATCATTTTAATATTGCACATTCCGCGCAGATAGTATTACAGGAAGCAGCGCTGGAGCTGGCCAGCTGGCTGAAAAAAGAAACCGGACAGCAACACCTTTGCCTGGCCGGAGGTGTGGCACTCAACTGTGTGCTGAACGCCTGTATCCGCGATGCCAAACTGTTTAAAGAGATCTGGATACAACCTGCTGCCGGTGACGCGGGCACCGCATTGGGCGCCGCTTTATGGGCAGATGCACAACTAAGGGGCGATGAACCGGTCCGCAACTTTAAGATGGAGCATGCCTTCTGGGGTCCCGGTTATACCGACGAGGCCATCGAAAACTTTTTGAAATGGACGAAAACACCCTATAAAAAATTAACGGATATAGCAACCGAAACAGCCTCGCTGCTGGCACAGGGGCGCATCATCGGATGGTACCAGGGGCGCATGGAATTTGGCCCAAGAGCCCTTGGAGCACGATCCATCCTGGCTTCTCCGATCATGCCTTCCATGCAGGACCGTTTGAACGAACTGAAAGACCGGGAAGATTTCCGGCCCGTAGCACCGGTAGTACTGGAAGAAGAAGCAGCCAATTGGTTTGAAGCAGCGCATGTTTCCCCCTTTATGTTGTTTACACACCAGGTACGGCCAGAGGTCCGCAACCGGATACCTGCAGTTTGTCATGTAGACGGCTCCGCCCGGATCCAGACCATCAACCGTGAACAGCATCCCCGTTATTATGAAACCCTCCGGGCCTTTCAGTCGCTTACGGGAGTGCCCATCCTGGTGAATACTTCTTTTAACTCGCTGGGCAAGCCCATCGTTTGCACGCCAAGGGATGCGCTTGAATGTTTCTGGACCACGCCTTTCGACGACCTTATTATCGGCAATTGCCATGTTTCCAAATCCTGACCGATGTGCATAACGGCGGATGCAACGTTAATGAAAAATACAGTTGATACACCTAAATACCTTTCTTATGTACGTGCTTATTTCTGTAGTAATTCCTACCTATCGCCGGCCGCAACTTCTGGCACGCTGCCTGTCGGCCCTGGCCGCTCAAACACTTAACAATGCATGGTTTGAAATAGTTATTGTATGCGATGGCCCCGATCCGGCCACCACCTCCATTTTAAGTGCCTTCCGTAAAACGGCAGGGATGCAAGCAGAATATATCGTACTGCCCCGGAATTCGGGTCCTGCCGCAGCCCGCAATGCCGGCTGGATGCACGCCCATGGTAAATATATTGCGTTTACAGATGATGATTGCATCCCCGACCCCCAATGGCTTGAAGCGATCCTGAACGCCTTTGAAAGCGGGAAGGGACAGGCCTTCCACGGAAGGGTAAAAGTGCCCATGCCGGAACGGCCTACCGACCATGAATGGAACACCCATCTGCTGGAGGAAGCGCAATTTATTACCGCCAATGCAGCCTGCACCAGGGCTGCCCTGCTAGAGACCGGCGGATTCGACGAACGGTTCCGGATGGCCTGGCGGGAAGACAGTGACCTGGAGTTTGCGTTGCGAGATACCGGCATCACTCCCCGGTTTCTGCCCGATGCACTGGTAGTACACCCGGTACGCACTCCTGGCTGGGGCATCAGCATGAAAGAACAAAAAAAAGCCTTGTACAATGCCCTGCTTTATAAAAAATATCCCCTGTATTACAAAAAGTATATCCGGCAGTTTATACCACCGCTCTATTATATAACCGTTACGGCAGCGCTGGGCAGTTTCCTGTGTTTTCTTCTAAAGATGCACACATGGGCTTATACCTTCCTGCTTATATGGGTCATTTGCCTGGTTGCTTTTACATTTAAACGGCTCCGTCATACCAAACGTTCAGCAGATCATGTACTGGAAATGATCTGTACATCGGTGTGCATCCCCTTCTCCTCCATTTACTGGAACCTGCAGGGCCGCTGGAAATTCAAAGATGTATACACCTTACAAAAGAGCGCATGAATATTGTTGTTTTCAGGGTATTGAAACTGGGCGATCTTCTTTGTACGGTTCCGGCATTCCGGGCCCTGCGGCGGGCATTTCCCAAAGCGCATATCACGCTTTTGGGTATGCCCTGGGCAACGGCTTTCGTAAAAAGATATGCGGCCTATATCGACGCATTCCTTCATTTCCCCGGCTATCCCGGCCTGCCCGAACAGGAGGTGACACCGCGTGCATTCCAGCTTTTTTTTTCAGCCATTAAAAAGAAAAAGATTGACCTTCTTTTACAACTCCAGGGCGATGGTTCGATTGTGAATGACCTGCTGGAACAGTTCGGTGCGCGGCTCCTGGCCGGCTTTTGTGTTCCGGGCGACCATCGTGCTGAGAAAAGAAGTTTTCTTGAATATCCCGATCACCTGCACGAAATTCACCGCCATCTTGCGCTACTGCAACAGCTTTCCATACCCGCTGCCGGCGACGAACTGGAATTCCCCCTGCTTCAGAATGATTTTACGGAATTTGACCGGATTCAACACCTGCTGCCTGCAACCGGTTATTTATGCATCCATCCCGGGGCATCCGTGCCGGAACGACAGTGGCCGCCCCGCTATTTTGCAAAACTTGCAGATCACTTTGCGGCCTTAGGATATCCAATCGTGTTAACTGGTACTGCAGCAGAAAAAACGCTCACGGCAACGGTTGCCGGCATGATGCATGCCCCTGCAATCGATCTGGCCGGCGCCACTACTTTGGGCAGTATGGGCGTATTGCTTAGCCGTGCAGAAGGGCTCGTAACCAATTGTACCGGGGTTTCGCACCTGGCAGCAGCTTTAAAGCTCCGGAGTGTGGTCATCAGCATGGATGGAGCACCACATCGCTGGGGGCCACTGAACCAGCAATTCCACCAAACCATCGACTGGACTACCTGTACCAACTATGACGCCGTGGTTGCAGTAGCCGGGCGGCTCTTCCTTAGCAGCGCCTGAGCAGCAGCCAATACATTCTGGGGTGAAACCGGCGACCCTTTCCAGGAATAATGCCGGTGCATAAATTGCAGGATCTCGTTCCTGCTGCGTTGATTTTCGGGCACGTCAAAAAACAACGTCTCAGCCGGCACCTGCCAGGGTAAATGCTGGGGATTGGTTTTCGCATAAAGCGCCACCACGGGTGTTTGAACCGCTGCCGCCACATGCATCGGCAGCGAATTGATGCTGATTAGAAGTGCACTCTTGCTTATAAGATGAACAAACGCTCCTAATTCCAGTTTACCCGCAAGAGCATAACTACCCGCGCCAATCCGTTGCCGGAGTTCCTTTACTTCCTCCACATCGTCTACGCTGCCGGTAAGCAATAAGGGCATATCCAGGTTCCGGAGCAGGGTAACGCCGATATCTACCCACGCATCTGCCGGCAATTTACGGCGAAGATCGCGCGTTCCGGGATGTAGGACACACCAGCCGCCTGCCGGATCAACGCCCAGTGCTGTAAGTTGTTCTGTTAAATCCTTCTCCGGTGCTGCGGCCGGTTTCAATTGCAATTCCCGGTTCGTTGTATGGGCGCCGATGAAACCCACCAGGTCCAGGTCGCGCTGTACCTGGTGTTTGTCCATACAGCGGAGCGGTTCCGGATCCGGCACCCAATGTGTTAACAAGCGATACGGATTTTCGCGGCAATAGGCCAGTCGCAACGGGATGCCGGCCATATATGCCAGCATTGCCGAAGGAAGCGGGTTCTGGCTGCTAACCGTAAAAATTACGGCCAGATCAAAAGCGCCATCCCGTAAGCACGCTACCAGCTGCAATACCTCCGCTTCTGCGCCGTTATGCTGCACCCAGGGTGCATTAAAAAGCAATACTTCATCAACGAAAGGAATAAGGGGGGCAATGGCCCCTCCCTGTTCAGATGTAAGCAGGGTAATGGAGGCATTGAACGTTTCCTTCAACGCCCGCATGGCAGGTGTACTCATCAGCACATCACCCATATTGTCCGGGCGTATACACAACACTTTCCGGATCGGGATCGGCAACCGCATATCAGGAACCAGTTTTGAGTGCCAGGGATGGGTTAATTTTATGAAGCATACCGGAAGTAGAACGGCCGGGCATTAATGGCAGGATCTGCACCCGGCCGCCTCTTGCTTCCACCAGTGATGCCTCGGGCAGTTTTTCCAGGGAGTAGTCACCACCTTTCACATAAATATCCGGCTCAATCCAATCGATCAGTTCTCTTGCCGTATCATCGCCGGCACTGCCAAACGGAACAATATGGGTCACACATTCCAGCGCGGCCAGCACCGCCTTCCGGTCTGCCAGCGGGTTTACCGGCCGGTGTACTCCTTTCAGCCGTCGCACGCTTTCATCAAAATTAATCCCCACAATCAACACATCCCCCAGTGCCCGCGCCTGCGAAAGATAACTGATATGCCCCCGGTGCAGGATATCGAAACAACCGTTGGTAAACACGATCCGATTTCCCATCGAACGGTAGCACGCCACCAGTGACCGTACCTGCTCCTGAGTTGAAAGCTCCTTGGTTTGCCTTGAGAAAAACGCAGCCAGCTCTGCAGTGGTACAACAACAGGTGCGGCCGGATTGGGCCATACCCACGGCCGCCGCTGCCGATGCTATATCCAGCGCCTGAAGTTCGGGGGCTCCCGAAAGATGCGCAAGCGCAAACGCACTGAAGAATACATCGCCGGCTCCTACCACATTCACCTGCTCACGTTGATACGGCGGGCAATGCCCTATCAATGTGCCCTTATTAAAAACAAAAGCGCCGTCTTTATCCGCCGTCAATGCCAGTATACGGGCATTGGTTAATGCATGCAGCGGCCGGCCTAAAGCGGGTACCTGCTCCATGCGCCCTTCGCTTTTAAACGGCTCCTTTAACAATTGCAGCGCCTCGCCGTAATTGGGTTTTGCAAATGCCGGTTCCAGCTCCCGGAACCATTCCAGTCTTTTTGAATCAACAGCAATATACCTTGGGTATGCTGGTTTCAGTTGCTTAATGAGCGTAATGATCTCTGCTGTTAATGTACCCTTATCGTAATCTGAAATGATGATCGCGTCATGCCTGGGGATTTCCTGCATCAGCACTGATTGAAGCCAGCCGGCCGTTTCCGGAGATACCGGTGCAGCAGTACCGGAATCGAACCGTGCCAGTAACTGCCGGCCTGCCACCAGCCTTGTTTTTAACAGGGTGCGGCGTCCGGGGTCTTTGAATACTTTTACCTGTATCTGCTGATCCTCCAGCATTTTTATGGCCGTTGCGGCTTCCGGGTCTGCTCCTGCCACGCTGCAAAAGGTTACCTGGGCGGAAAGGCAGGAAAAATTAAGCGCAACGTTGGCACTTCCGCCCAGGGCATACTGACGCTGCATGACTTCTACAACCGGCACGGGTCCTTCGGGGCACAGGCGCTGCGTTTCCCCCTGTACATAATGATCCAGGATCAGATCACCGATCACCAGGACCTTCCATTTTTTAAATTGTTCCACTATCTCACTAGGAAAACAGTTCATATGCGATGTTTTTAAGAATAATTGATGTTGCTTCAAAAAGGTCGGGCACCACAAAATCCGGTGTACGGTAAGGGCCCATTTTCCATTCGGTTTCTCCTCCGTTGTCTAAAAGGATGGTCCGGCATCCCGCGCGCTTACCGGCCTCCATATCATCCAGGATATCGCCGATCATCCAGGAATGTTTCAGGCTAATCCGCTCTGCTACTGCGGCTTCCAGGAACATTCCCGGCGAAGGCTTGCGACAATTACAGCTCCGGTTATAAGGAGCAACCGATCCATCCGGATGATGCGGACAATAAAAAACGCTGTCGAATATGGCACCGGCAGCCTTTTCCATAGCCGTAACCGCTGTTTTAAATTCCGCTTCTGAAAAATAGCCCAATGCAATCCCGGGCTGGTTGGTTACCAGTATGATCTTAAATCCACAGGCTCGTACCAGCTTACAAAAGAATGCAGCTCCCTTATTTAATTCGATCCGGTCCGGATCTATATTGTACGGAACATTCTTTATAAAACATCCGTCTTTGTCTATGAATATTGCGCGGTCCATAAATTCATCCGGTTCAGACTCAAACTACTTTTTCCATTCCCATATTGGCATCGGCCGTAATTTCCTGGTAGACTCCTGCCATTTTGCGGGCAATCCGCTCCCAGGTAAACAACGTTTGCACCCTTGCCAGTCCTCTGCTGCCCAGGGTTTTTAAATAACCAGGTTGGCTGCAAAGCTCCAAAACGGCATCGGCAAGAGCATCCGGATCCTCCGGCGGCACCAGCGCCCCGGTTTCTCCCTCCTTCACACTGTAGGTAATGCCTCCCACCCGCGAGCCGATCACCGGTGTTTGACAGGCCATGGCTTCCAACGGCGTAATACCAAAGGGTTCGTACCAGGGAGTGGTTATAAAAATGTCCGCAGCCGAATAATAATACTTGAGTTTCTGTTGCTCCTTCTGTCCTTCAAAACGGATCCATGCTGCTACCCCCAGGTCCGTACCGGTCTTTTTCAGGCGGCTCAGTTCAGTATCCCGGTCCAGATCCTTCAGGTCGCCGCCGACGATCAGGAGGCGGGCGTCCAGGTTCCGGTTCCGCAACACGGCAAGCGCCCGTATAACATTCTCTATTCCTTTCCGCGGCACGATCCTTCCCAGTTGCAAAAGCGTACAATCAGCATCCGGCAGATTCAGGCGCTGCCTGGCTGCCTCTTTCGGAATGCGGTAAAATTCGCTGGTGTTTACTCCACAGGGCACCACCACGATTTTTTCTGCGGGCGCATGATAATGCTGAATCAGATCTTCCCGGTCCTGCGGGCATTCGGCAATGATCCGGTCGGCAAACCGGATGGCATCCCGTTCAATGCGCATGCGCTCGGCCGGAAAGCGGTCGTTGGTTCCCTGGTGCAAACGGCGTATATGCCCCAGGGCATGAAATGTAACAACGAAGGGAATACCCAGGATCATTTTAACTTCCATAGCCACCTGGGCCGACATAAAGAAGTTCGCATGGATCAGTTCATAATTCAGTCCCTGCTGCAGGATAAAATCTACAAGATGACGCCGGAAGCCGTTCATATACGGCAACAGCTGCTCCTTTTCTATGTATTGCTTTGGTCCTGCAGGAATATGCACTACCCGTATGCGGTCGTTACAACGCACTACCTGGGGCATATACGCATGCTCCCACCTTGTAAAAATATCAACCTGATACCCAATCTTCGCCAGTTCCCGGGTCAGTTCCATAACATACACATTCTGGCCACCAGAATCCGTACTTCCCGGCATCGCCAATGGAGATGCATGTTCGCTTATGAATGCGATTCTTTTTTCCATAATTCAAAATTTAACCTTGTAAAAAGGGAGACTTTAATGTGCGTTTCCTTAAGAGTGCGGTTTCAAATACTTCCATCCACCGGCCAATAAACGTATCGATGTCAAAAAGCCGGCGGGCCGTTTCCTGCCCCGCAGTCCCGATCTTCTTTGCCAGTGCAGGATCTTCCAGGAGGCAGCTCATTTTTTCTTTCAGGTATTCCGGATCTGTATGAATAAACCCATTTTTGCCGTTTTCAATGACCGTAACCAGCTCGGTCGTAGCCAGCCCCACCACCGGAACCCCATGCATCATGGCCTCGCAAACGGCCAGCGCCAGGCTGGTGTGGCGCACGGGATGGAACAGGAAACGGTAGTAACTCCGGAACAACGGGAGCTGGGGGTGCAGTACCTCACCAATCCCGTCTTTGCCATTGCCCATGCCCGCCAGATCAATTGGAATGGTCTTTATCATCTGCTGATAAATATCCCATCCCAGGGTACGCCCCCGTTGTTCCAGGTGATTGATCACAACCAGTCCTTTTTGAAGCGTTCCCTTATACGGCACCCCGTAGTCCGTAACACCATGCGGGATTACCGTTACAGGTGTTTGGTGATTGTCCCACATCAGGCGATTAAAATGTGTGACATGTACCAATAAAACATCCGGATCATCTACCCAATGCCGGGTATTGACCGCAGGCCCATGCGGCGTATTGTGCTCCAGGAAAATGCGGGGCAACTTACGTTG
The sequence above is a segment of the Niabella agricola genome. Coding sequences within it:
- a CDS encoding glycosyltransferase, giving the protein MIAKEDRFRIFTWHVHGSYLFYLSQGPFEIFIPVKQDGGEGYYGRGNTFPFGANVKEVPAEAVKDMEFDLVLYQSARNYLKDQYELLTSAQRKLPRIFLEHNTPHGPAVNTRHWVDDPDVLLVHVTHFNRLMWDNHQTPVTVIPHGVTDYGVPYKGTLQKGLVVINHLEQRGRTLGWDIYQQMIKTIPIDLAGMGNGKDGIGEVLHPQLPLFRSYYRFLFHPVRHTSLALAVCEAMMHGVPVVGLATTELVTVIENGKNGFIHTDPEYLKEKMSCLLEDPALAKKIGTAGQETARRLFDIDTFIGRWMEVFETALLRKRTLKSPFLQG
- a CDS encoding glycosyltransferase; amino-acid sequence: MEKRIAFISEHASPLAMPGSTDSGGQNVYVMELTRELAKIGYQVDIFTRWEHAYMPQVVRCNDRIRVVHIPAGPKQYIEKEQLLPYMNGFRRHLVDFILQQGLNYELIHANFFMSAQVAMEVKMILGIPFVVTFHALGHIRRLHQGTNDRFPAERMRIERDAIRFADRIIAECPQDREDLIQHYHAPAEKIVVVPCGVNTSEFYRIPKEAARQRLNLPDADCTLLQLGRIVPRKGIENVIRALAVLRNRNLDARLLIVGGDLKDLDRDTELSRLKKTGTDLGVAAWIRFEGQKEQQKLKYYYSAADIFITTPWYEPFGITPLEAMACQTPVIGSRVGGITYSVKEGETGALVPPEDPDALADAVLELCSQPGYLKTLGSRGLARVQTLFTWERIARKMAGVYQEITADANMGMEKVV
- a CDS encoding D-glycero-alpha-D-manno-heptose-1,7-bisphosphate 7-phosphatase, coding for MDRAIFIDKDGCFIKNVPYNIDPDRIELNKGAAFFCKLVRACGFKIILVTNQPGIALGYFSEAEFKTAVTAMEKAAGAIFDSVFYCPHHPDGSVAPYNRSCNCRKPSPGMFLEAAVAERISLKHSWMIGDILDDMEAGKRAGCRTILLDNGGETEWKMGPYRTPDFVVPDLFEATSIILKNIAYELFS